From the genome of Bifidobacterium asteroides, one region includes:
- a CDS encoding long-chain fatty acid--CoA ligase: MLREFTVELQHPTTDKDTIYSLLAKRTARDPEELVAQWQDPMTRNWHDVKAGQMSARVRAVAKGMMALGVEKGSTVVIYASTSYDWGVTDFACAAIGAVSVPIYETDSPSQAQKIVQDVDCVLAFAGDSEHAQILEQVRGSSPKLKYVFNFEAGGLNAVSEFGQGIDDERLDQAIAQVKADDLATIVYTSGSTGEPKGAMLSNRNFVHIVFVGWDVLYHMLAAPSRLMLFLPLAHCFARYIQYVAIGAQGVVGYVSNAKHLLTDLRTFRPTYLLGVPRVFEKVYNAASQKAGTGLAGKVFAKATRHFIKWSKDEQEGRGHSPLTRLAHAFYTKTVGNTIESALGSNLSYLACGGAPMNADLAHFFNGIDGITFIQGYGMTETAAPCIVNFEDANEVGSVGRPGSGITVRLSDDDELLVKGPSVFMGYYHQPELDSTVLDKDGWLHTGDLAQIDDQGFVFITGRKKDVIITAGGKNVSPAPMEDVISTCPIVSQAVVVGDGRPFVGALVTLDAGMLKSWLVSQGLDADMSMEQASHNDAIHAFIQQYVDKANCNVSRAESVRKFLVLDKDFSQEDGTLTPSLKVVRPEVLRQYSELVDKVLYAPRTSAKPAAKENDIVSRARTTVSDSLASMTGHKRDGRQEEEATPENEKNGRDGRDDEE, from the coding sequence ATGTTGCGTGAATTTACGGTCGAGCTTCAACACCCGACGACGGACAAGGACACCATCTATTCACTCCTGGCAAAACGCACCGCCCGCGACCCTGAGGAGCTGGTTGCCCAGTGGCAGGATCCCATGACCAGAAACTGGCACGATGTCAAGGCCGGGCAGATGTCCGCACGGGTTCGCGCTGTGGCCAAGGGCATGATGGCCCTGGGCGTGGAAAAGGGCAGCACCGTGGTCATCTATGCCTCCACCAGCTATGACTGGGGGGTCACGGACTTTGCCTGCGCCGCCATCGGGGCGGTCTCGGTACCCATCTACGAGACCGACTCGCCCAGCCAGGCCCAGAAGATCGTTCAGGACGTGGACTGCGTTCTGGCCTTCGCCGGCGACTCGGAGCATGCGCAGATTCTGGAGCAGGTTCGTGGGTCCTCGCCCAAGCTCAAGTATGTCTTCAATTTCGAAGCCGGGGGTCTGAACGCAGTCAGCGAATTCGGCCAGGGGATCGACGACGAGCGCCTTGACCAAGCCATAGCCCAGGTCAAGGCCGACGATCTGGCCACCATCGTCTACACTTCGGGTTCCACCGGGGAGCCCAAGGGCGCCATGCTCTCCAACCGGAACTTCGTCCACATCGTCTTCGTGGGCTGGGATGTGCTCTACCACATGCTGGCAGCGCCTTCCCGCCTGATGCTCTTCCTCCCCCTGGCCCACTGCTTCGCCCGCTACATCCAGTACGTGGCCATCGGCGCCCAAGGCGTGGTAGGATACGTCTCCAACGCCAAGCACCTGCTGACCGACCTGCGCACCTTCCGGCCCACCTACCTGCTGGGCGTGCCCCGTGTCTTTGAGAAGGTCTACAACGCCGCCTCGCAGAAGGCCGGCACAGGTCTGGCCGGCAAGGTCTTCGCCAAGGCCACCAGGCACTTCATCAAGTGGTCCAAAGACGAGCAGGAGGGGCGCGGCCACTCGCCGCTGACCCGCCTGGCCCACGCCTTCTACACCAAGACCGTCGGCAACACGATCGAATCGGCCCTGGGCTCCAACCTGAGCTACCTGGCCTGCGGCGGCGCGCCCATGAACGCCGACCTGGCCCACTTCTTCAACGGAATCGACGGGATCACCTTCATCCAAGGCTACGGGATGACTGAGACGGCAGCCCCCTGCATTGTCAACTTCGAGGATGCCAACGAGGTGGGGTCGGTCGGCCGCCCTGGCTCGGGCATCACAGTCAGGCTGAGCGACGACGACGAGCTTCTGGTCAAGGGCCCCAGCGTCTTCATGGGCTATTACCACCAGCCAGAGCTGGATTCCACCGTGCTCGATAAGGACGGCTGGCTGCACACCGGCGATCTGGCCCAGATCGACGACCAAGGCTTCGTCTTTATCACCGGTCGCAAGAAGGACGTCATCATCACCGCCGGCGGCAAGAATGTGAGCCCGGCTCCTATGGAGGATGTCATCAGCACCTGTCCGATTGTCTCCCAAGCCGTAGTCGTGGGCGACGGCAGGCCCTTCGTGGGCGCCTTGGTCACCCTGGATGCCGGCATGCTGAAGTCCTGGCTGGTCTCCCAGGGTCTGGACGCTGACATGAGCATGGAACAGGCCAGCCATAATGATGCCATCCATGCCTTCATCCAGCAGTATGTGGACAAGGCCAACTGCAACGTCTCGCGGGCCGAGTCGGTGCGCAAGTTCCTAGTGCTGGACAAGGACTTCAGCCAGGAGGACGGCACCCTGACCCCCAGTCTGAAGGTGGTGCGCCCCGAGGTGCTTCGCCAGTATTCCGAACTTGTGGACAAGGTCCTTTATGCGCCCAGGACGTCAGCCAAGCCCGCCGCCAAGGAGAATGACATCGTCAGCAGGGCACGGACCACTGTGAGCGACTCCCTGGCCAGCATGACCGGGCACAAGCGTGATGGTCGCCAGGAGGAGGAAGCAACCCCAGAGAACGAGAAGAACGGCCGCGACGGCCGGGATGACGAGGAGTAG
- a CDS encoding NADP-dependent isocitrate dehydrogenase yields the protein MEKIAVKGCIVELDGDEMTRVIWKMIKERLILPYLDVDLDYHDLSIRNRDATDDKVTVQAAQAIQREHVGIKCATITPDEARVKEFGLKRMWKSPNGTIRNILGGTIFREPIVIDNIPRLVPGWSKPIVVARHAFGDQYQATDFTVPEPGKLSVTFTPDDGGEPVTREVTVYPGPGVAQVQFNLDDSIRDFARSCFNYALQRHYPVYLSTKNTILKAYDGRFKDIFARVYEQEYQSRFEQEGLAYQHRLIDDMVASSLKWQGGYVWACKNYDGDVQSDAIAQGFGSLGLMNSMLMTADGQTVEAEAAHGTVTRHYRRWLKGETTSTNPIASIFAWTGGLKQRARLDDTPKVSQFAQTLESVVVETVRSGRMTKDLASLVGPDQPWLDTEGFMAALDHALAERMVSTTTAAKDPRAD from the coding sequence ATGGAGAAGATCGCCGTGAAGGGATGCATCGTCGAGCTCGACGGTGACGAGATGACCCGGGTCATATGGAAAATGATCAAAGAACGGCTGATTCTGCCCTATCTGGATGTGGACCTGGACTATCATGACTTGAGCATCCGCAACAGGGACGCCACCGACGACAAGGTCACCGTGCAGGCGGCTCAGGCCATTCAGCGCGAGCATGTGGGCATCAAGTGCGCCACAATAACCCCGGACGAGGCCCGGGTGAAGGAATTCGGTCTCAAGCGCATGTGGAAGTCGCCCAACGGCACCATTCGCAACATTCTTGGCGGAACCATCTTCCGCGAGCCCATCGTCATCGACAACATCCCCCGACTGGTTCCCGGATGGTCCAAACCCATCGTGGTGGCCCGCCATGCCTTTGGCGACCAATACCAGGCCACTGATTTTACCGTGCCCGAGCCTGGAAAGCTGAGCGTTACCTTCACCCCCGATGACGGGGGCGAGCCGGTGACCCGAGAAGTGACCGTCTACCCAGGTCCGGGTGTGGCCCAGGTTCAGTTCAACCTTGACGACTCCATCCGTGACTTTGCGCGCTCCTGCTTCAACTATGCCCTGCAGAGGCACTACCCGGTCTACCTAAGCACCAAGAACACCATCCTCAAGGCCTATGACGGCCGGTTCAAGGACATTTTCGCCCGAGTCTACGAGCAGGAGTACCAAAGTCGGTTCGAACAAGAGGGGCTGGCCTACCAGCATCGGCTGATTGACGACATGGTGGCCTCCTCCCTCAAGTGGCAGGGAGGCTATGTCTGGGCCTGCAAGAACTACGACGGCGATGTTCAATCCGATGCAATAGCTCAAGGGTTCGGATCCCTCGGCCTCATGAATTCCATGCTGATGACGGCCGATGGGCAGACCGTAGAGGCAGAGGCCGCCCATGGAACCGTGACCAGGCATTACCGGCGCTGGCTCAAAGGGGAAACCACCTCCACCAATCCGATCGCATCCATTTTCGCCTGGACCGGCGGACTCAAGCAGCGGGCGCGGCTGGATGACACACCCAAGGTGTCCCAGTTTGCGCAAACCCTGGAGTCCGTGGTCGTCGAGACCGTGCGCTCCGGCCGCATGACCAAGGACCTAGCCAGCCTGGTCGGTCCTGACCAGCCCTGGCTGGACACCGAAGGGTTTATGGCTGCCCTGGACCATGCCCTCGCCGAGCGTATGGTTTCGACTACGACAGCGGCCAAGGACCCCAGGGCGGACTAG
- the tsf gene encoding translation elongation factor Ts, with the protein MAKITAALIKELRDQTGAGMMDVKKALTEAEGDMARAKEIIRATGIQAAGAREGRKAQEGLIASTVVEGGQGQIGYAVELNSETDFVAKTPQFVEFGQEVIGDVAKADASNAEQVDAAPSKSGTVKETVEEAGALFHEHVKVGQVARVEGPRVEIYAHRKSVEMPPSIVAMIATDEAGAQVAHEVALQISAMSPKWLSREDVPADVVESERRVATEKSQAEGKPEKIIPKIVEGRLNAFFKETVLLEQQYVKDTSKTIDDLFKQAGGKALAFARLEVGKGDEEQ; encoded by the coding sequence ATGGCAAAAATCACCGCTGCACTGATCAAGGAGCTGCGTGATCAGACCGGCGCCGGCATGATGGACGTCAAGAAGGCCTTGACCGAGGCCGAGGGCGATATGGCCCGCGCCAAGGAGATCATCCGCGCCACCGGCATCCAGGCCGCAGGCGCCCGTGAGGGCCGCAAGGCTCAGGAGGGCCTGATCGCTTCCACCGTCGTGGAGGGTGGACAGGGCCAGATTGGCTATGCCGTCGAGCTCAACTCCGAGACCGACTTTGTGGCCAAGACCCCTCAGTTCGTTGAGTTCGGCCAGGAGGTCATCGGCGACGTGGCCAAGGCCGATGCCTCCAACGCCGAGCAGGTCGATGCTGCTCCATCCAAGTCCGGCACCGTCAAGGAGACTGTAGAGGAGGCCGGCGCGCTCTTCCATGAACACGTCAAGGTCGGCCAGGTGGCCCGGGTCGAAGGTCCCCGTGTCGAGATCTACGCCCACCGCAAGTCCGTGGAGATGCCCCCCTCCATCGTGGCCATGATCGCCACTGATGAGGCAGGCGCCCAGGTCGCTCATGAGGTGGCCCTGCAGATCTCCGCCATGAGCCCCAAGTGGCTCAGCCGCGAGGATGTGCCCGCTGACGTGGTGGAGTCCGAGCGTCGCGTGGCCACCGAGAAGTCCCAGGCCGAAGGCAAGCCCGAGAAGATCATTCCCAAGATCGTCGAGGGGCGTCTAAACGCCTTCTTCAAGGAGACCGTCCTGCTGGAGCAGCAGTACGTCAAGGACACCTCCAAGACCATTGACGACCTCTTCAAGCAGGCTGGCGGCAAGGCTTTGGCCTTCGCCCGTCTCGAGGTCGGCAAGGGCGACGAGGAGCAGTAA
- a CDS encoding LacI family DNA-binding transcriptional regulator, whose translation MTTRVTIKDVARHSGVSIKTVSNVINGTGSMRDSTRKRVQDSIRELGYMINVSARSLKTGATKLIGLGIFDFSQPFAPYLADKVIDISRKHGYGTVISTYGSDGSGLPVIMDEITKLSADGWLLFSDQPLKNGGIILDQPYPIVLAGDYNSYDRVDWVTMPNTRAIRYVTGRLLDMGCRRIAVFGAPEKSKTRNEYMCATEGLQELRIRGYIEAFEERGLPVDWRMLLPKDWMEGVSGVQAVTQMLSRGIRPDAIICLTDAMALGALHGLQNEGIRIPEDVQVVGFDDVPESSYSTPSLTTIDPCLNDYVEHAIDMLIERIHGYKGKSRTFVTDFRLVERDSTLAFPTEKHTVAIAATNRAVAARPLNVI comes from the coding sequence CAGAGTGACTATCAAGGATGTAGCCAGGCATTCTGGTGTTTCCATCAAAACAGTGTCCAATGTCATCAACGGTACAGGCAGCATGCGTGATTCCACCAGAAAACGCGTGCAGGACTCCATTCGTGAACTTGGCTACATGATCAATGTATCGGCCCGTTCATTAAAAACGGGTGCCACCAAGCTTATAGGCCTGGGGATTTTCGATTTTTCGCAGCCATTCGCCCCTTATTTGGCAGATAAAGTCATAGACATATCACGAAAACACGGATACGGAACAGTAATTAGCACTTACGGGTCGGACGGATCAGGTCTGCCTGTCATCATGGACGAAATCACAAAGCTGTCAGCAGATGGGTGGCTGCTTTTTTCGGACCAGCCTTTAAAAAACGGAGGCATCATCCTCGATCAGCCTTATCCGATCGTTTTAGCCGGTGATTACAACTCCTATGATCGTGTTGACTGGGTGACTATGCCTAATACGAGAGCCATTCGGTATGTCACAGGCAGGTTACTGGATATGGGATGTCGTCGTATAGCAGTCTTCGGTGCACCGGAGAAGTCAAAGACGCGCAATGAATACATGTGCGCTACCGAAGGCCTGCAGGAACTGAGAATTAGGGGATATATAGAGGCCTTCGAAGAGCGGGGACTGCCGGTGGATTGGCGGATGCTTCTGCCGAAGGATTGGATGGAAGGAGTCAGTGGCGTACAGGCTGTGACACAAATGTTGTCCAGAGGTATACGCCCGGATGCGATTATTTGCCTGACTGATGCTATGGCACTGGGTGCCTTGCATGGTTTGCAGAACGAGGGAATCCGTATCCCTGAAGATGTCCAAGTCGTGGGATTCGACGATGTGCCGGAGTCGTCCTATTCGACTCCATCACTAACGACCATTGATCCATGCCTGAATGACTACGTTGAGCATGCTATTGATATGTTGATTGAGCGCATCCATGGGTACAAGGGCAAATCCAGGACCTTTGTGACTGATTTCCGACTCGTTGAGAGAGATTCAACCCTGGCGTTCCCGACAGAAAAACATACTGTAGCAATAGCTGCAACTAACAGAGCAGTGGCGGCCCGACCTTTGAATGTGATTTAA
- the rpsB gene encoding 30S ribosomal protein S2 produces the protein MAQITMSEMLKAGVHFGHQTRRWNPKMKQYILMERNGIHIINLFKSLGLIDQAYDFIKQTVAHNGTVLFVGTKKQAQEAIKAQATRVNMPYVSERWLGGMLTNFQTVTKRVGRLKELEEMDFDDVHGSGLTKKELLLLRREKDKLERQLGGIRNMSRTPSALFVVDINKEALAVSEANKLGIPVVALVDTNTDPELVTYPIPANDDAIRGVELLTRLMADAVADGLLERSGKAAKTEEASDQPMAEWEKNLLENKDGQPQEQGQEAAQAPQAEQPAQEQQETPAADQAA, from the coding sequence ATGGCACAGATCACCATGAGCGAAATGCTGAAGGCCGGCGTCCACTTCGGACACCAGACCCGTCGTTGGAACCCCAAGATGAAGCAGTACATCCTGATGGAGCGTAACGGCATCCACATCATCAACCTCTTCAAGTCGCTCGGTCTGATCGACCAGGCCTATGACTTCATCAAGCAGACCGTGGCCCACAACGGCACCGTGCTCTTCGTGGGGACCAAGAAGCAGGCCCAGGAGGCCATCAAGGCCCAGGCCACCCGGGTGAACATGCCCTACGTCTCCGAGCGCTGGCTGGGTGGCATGCTGACCAACTTCCAGACTGTGACCAAGCGGGTCGGCCGCTTGAAGGAGCTGGAGGAGATGGACTTCGACGACGTGCACGGCTCGGGGCTGACCAAGAAGGAGCTGCTGCTCCTTCGGCGCGAGAAGGACAAGCTGGAGCGTCAGCTGGGTGGCATCCGCAACATGAGCCGCACCCCTTCGGCCCTGTTCGTGGTCGACATCAACAAGGAGGCCCTGGCGGTCTCCGAGGCCAACAAGTTGGGCATCCCGGTCGTGGCTCTGGTGGACACCAACACGGATCCTGAGCTCGTCACCTACCCCATTCCTGCCAACGACGATGCCATTCGCGGCGTCGAGCTGCTGACTCGGCTCATGGCTGATGCCGTGGCTGACGGTCTGCTGGAGCGCTCCGGCAAGGCCGCCAAGACCGAGGAGGCCTCCGACCAGCCTATGGCCGAGTGGGAGAAGAACCTGCTGGAGAACAAGGACGGACAGCCGCAGGAACAGGGCCAGGAGGCCGCCCAGGCTCCCCAGGCCGAGCAGCCTGCGCAAGAGCAGCAGGAGACCCCCGCTGCTGATCAGGCCGCCTGA
- a CDS encoding GuaB3 family IMP dehydrogenase-related protein encodes MTQEIEIGLGKKATVAYTLDDVSILPSRRTRDPQDVSTAWQVDAYEFNLPLLAAPMDSVTSPETAIALGRLGGLGVLDLEGLWTRYEDPRPQLDQIAHASPEQATGVIQEAYREPVKAELITRRLQEIRKAGVTVAGALSPQRTQEFYATVVDAGVDLFVIRGTAVSAEHVSTSHEPLDLKKFIYDLDVPVIVGGAATYQAALHLMRTGAAGVLVGFGGGASSTDSATIGIQAPMATAISDVAEARRDYLDESGGRYVQVIADGETGTSGSFVKALAMGADAVMLGTPLAKAMEAPGQGMHWGAEAHHPELPRGRRVQVGQVGSLERILFGPSDRTDGSLNLIGALRRAMASTGYVDVKNFQKCRVAVTSAPRC; translated from the coding sequence ATGACACAGGAAATCGAAATCGGTCTCGGCAAGAAGGCCACGGTGGCCTATACGCTCGATGATGTCTCCATACTCCCATCAAGAAGGACCAGGGATCCCCAGGATGTGTCCACGGCCTGGCAGGTGGATGCCTACGAGTTCAACCTGCCTCTTCTGGCGGCGCCCATGGACTCGGTGACCAGTCCGGAGACGGCCATTGCCTTGGGACGGTTGGGTGGACTGGGCGTGCTGGACTTGGAGGGTTTATGGACCCGATACGAGGATCCGCGCCCTCAGCTGGATCAAATAGCCCATGCCTCGCCGGAGCAGGCTACCGGAGTCATTCAGGAGGCCTACCGTGAGCCGGTCAAGGCGGAACTGATCACCCGCCGTCTACAGGAGATTCGCAAGGCCGGGGTCACGGTGGCCGGTGCCCTGTCGCCTCAGCGCACCCAGGAGTTCTACGCTACAGTGGTCGATGCGGGCGTGGATCTCTTCGTGATCCGCGGCACGGCGGTCTCGGCTGAGCATGTCTCCACCAGTCATGAGCCTTTGGATTTGAAGAAGTTCATCTACGATCTGGACGTTCCGGTCATCGTTGGCGGGGCTGCTACCTACCAGGCTGCCCTGCATCTGATGCGCACGGGTGCTGCCGGGGTGCTGGTCGGGTTCGGCGGGGGAGCCTCCTCTACTGACTCCGCCACCATCGGAATTCAGGCTCCTATGGCCACGGCCATCTCGGATGTAGCCGAGGCGCGTCGCGACTACCTGGACGAGTCCGGTGGCCGCTACGTTCAGGTCATCGCCGACGGGGAGACCGGCACCTCGGGGTCCTTTGTCAAGGCTTTGGCTATGGGGGCCGATGCGGTCATGCTGGGCACGCCTCTGGCCAAGGCCATGGAGGCTCCCGGTCAGGGCATGCACTGGGGGGCCGAGGCACATCATCCTGAGCTGCCAAGGGGTCGCAGGGTCCAGGTTGGCCAGGTGGGGAGCCTGGAGCGCATACTCTTCGGACCCAGCGATCGCACCGATGGCAGCCTGAACCTGATCGGGGCCCTGCGCCGGGCCATGGCCTCCACCGGCTACGTGGATGTCAAGAACTTCCAGAAGTGCCGCGTGGCGGTGACTTCTGCTCCCCGCTGCTAA
- a CDS encoding peptide deformylase: protein MAIRTIRVVPDPVLRTPCDPVTSITPAVRTLVRDLVDTVDDPGRAGLSANQIGVGLRVFSYNIGGKVGYIINPVIDKTSGEQYGEEGCLSLPNLWYPTRRADYARAHGIDLDGKTVTLEGHGIMGRMIQHECDHLDGHVYVDRLESDVRRKAMQQLRSTR from the coding sequence GTGGCGATTCGTACAATCAGAGTGGTTCCCGATCCGGTTTTGCGCACCCCCTGCGATCCTGTGACCAGCATCACCCCGGCTGTCCGCACTCTTGTGCGTGACCTGGTGGACACTGTCGACGACCCCGGCAGGGCAGGCCTGTCTGCCAACCAGATCGGCGTGGGCCTGCGCGTTTTCTCGTATAACATCGGCGGCAAGGTGGGCTACATCATCAATCCGGTCATTGATAAGACCTCCGGCGAGCAGTATGGCGAGGAGGGATGCCTGTCCCTGCCCAACCTCTGGTATCCGACCAGACGGGCCGACTACGCCCGAGCCCACGGCATCGATCTGGACGGTAAAACAGTGACTCTTGAAGGCCATGGCATTATGGGGCGGATGATCCAGCACGAGTGCGATCATCTGGACGGCCATGTCTATGTGGATCGGCTGGAGAGCGATGTCCGCCGCAAGGCCATGCAACAGCTGAGATCAACCAGGTAG
- a CDS encoding long-chain fatty acid--CoA ligase, which yields MQQEFTRPLEEPIDADASVFSLLEDRVERLGDDPLIEYRSRREWSTITAREFLDRVIGLAKGLMARGIGRGDSVAIVSHTRWEWTALDMAILAIGAVTVPVYETDSPDQIRRIFNDSHVGMAFLEDDDMRARVDAVRSQCAYLNDLYVITRGALTTMTAYGRAVDQADFQARTDSVQGSDLATIVYTSGSTGKPKGIELSHSNIVFTVRSGAQAVPDICLGEGRRLLLCLPLAHAFARCLQFFAIATDLTLGLTGSIRNLLQDMQTFKPTFILAVPRIFEKIYNAASQRAGTGARGRIFLDAAGVARQWSRHQQTGSRVPVSLKTKHLMYTGTVYDPILEALGGRVKYAISGGAPLDRDIADFFNGIGLPLLEGYGMTETMGPVTVNPTKGYRLGTIGLPMPGITVGIDQEDQLCVKGPDVCMGYHNHPEITTRQIRDGWLLTGDLGSLDEDGFVRLTGRRKEIIITAGGKNISPVLLETAVERSPIISHCMVIGDRRPFISALITLNPEEVDRWLRDQGAEPLKDAAAAGGNPIIRTEVDRAVDAANAEVSRAEGIRRYLILDQDFTRENGLLTASYKPRRQEVLKRYEDRIEREIYAQRPASAGLM from the coding sequence ATGCAGCAAGAATTCACGCGTCCGCTTGAGGAGCCGATAGATGCTGATGCCAGCGTCTTCTCCCTGCTTGAGGACAGGGTGGAGCGCCTGGGGGATGATCCTTTGATCGAATACCGGAGCAGACGTGAGTGGAGCACCATCACGGCCCGTGAGTTCCTGGATCGTGTGATCGGACTGGCCAAGGGGCTTATGGCCCGGGGGATAGGTCGGGGGGATTCGGTGGCCATCGTCTCGCACACCAGATGGGAGTGGACTGCTCTGGACATGGCCATCCTCGCCATTGGAGCGGTGACGGTGCCAGTCTACGAGACAGACTCGCCTGATCAGATCCGGCGCATCTTCAACGACTCCCATGTCGGCATGGCCTTTCTGGAGGATGACGACATGAGAGCCCGGGTGGACGCGGTTCGTTCCCAATGCGCCTATCTGAACGACCTTTATGTGATCACCAGGGGAGCTCTGACCACCATGACCGCCTATGGACGGGCGGTGGACCAGGCGGACTTCCAAGCCCGGACCGACTCGGTGCAAGGCTCCGACCTGGCTACCATCGTCTACACCTCAGGCTCCACGGGCAAGCCCAAGGGCATTGAACTCAGCCATAGCAACATCGTCTTCACTGTGCGATCGGGTGCTCAGGCAGTCCCTGACATCTGCCTGGGCGAGGGCAGACGGCTTCTGCTCTGCCTACCCCTGGCTCACGCCTTCGCCCGCTGCCTGCAGTTCTTCGCCATCGCCACGGACCTCACCTTGGGGCTTACCGGGTCCATCCGCAATCTGCTCCAGGACATGCAGACCTTCAAACCCACTTTCATCCTGGCTGTGCCGCGAATCTTCGAGAAGATCTACAACGCCGCATCCCAGCGAGCCGGCACAGGCGCCAGGGGCAGAATTTTCCTGGATGCTGCAGGTGTGGCCAGGCAGTGGTCCCGTCATCAGCAGACCGGCAGCCGAGTTCCTGTGTCGCTGAAGACCAAGCACCTCATGTATACGGGCACTGTCTACGATCCCATCCTGGAGGCCCTGGGTGGCCGGGTCAAGTATGCCATTTCGGGCGGAGCCCCTCTGGACAGGGACATTGCGGACTTCTTCAATGGCATAGGCCTGCCCTTGCTGGAGGGCTACGGCATGACCGAGACCATGGGTCCGGTGACGGTCAACCCCACCAAGGGCTACCGGCTGGGCACCATCGGTCTGCCCATGCCCGGCATCACCGTGGGCATCGACCAGGAGGACCAGCTATGCGTCAAGGGTCCCGACGTCTGCATGGGCTACCACAACCATCCCGAAATCACCACCAGGCAGATTCGCGACGGTTGGCTGCTGACCGGCGATCTGGGCAGTCTGGACGAGGACGGGTTCGTTCGGTTGACTGGCCGGCGCAAGGAAATCATCATTACTGCTGGTGGCAAGAACATCTCGCCGGTGCTGCTGGAGACGGCCGTTGAACGTTCGCCCATCATCAGCCACTGTATGGTCATCGGGGACCGCAGGCCATTCATCTCGGCCTTGATCACCCTCAATCCCGAGGAGGTTGACCGCTGGCTGCGGGACCAGGGCGCCGAGCCTTTGAAAGATGCTGCTGCGGCTGGGGGGAACCCCATCATCCGCACCGAGGTCGACCGTGCCGTGGATGCGGCCAATGCCGAGGTCTCACGGGCCGAGGGCATTCGCCGCTATCTGATTCTGGACCAGGACTTCACTCGAGAGAACGGTCTGCTCACCGCATCATACAAGCCCCGCCGGCAGGAGGTTCTCAAGCGGTATGAGGATCGGATCGAGCGGGAGATCTATGCTCAGAGACCCGCGTCTGCCGGTTTGATGTAG
- a CDS encoding M23 family metallopeptidase produces the protein MACARDHKNKGIGRVTSRMPIMPSGCRPPWFPRTLLVLILALVLSAAGPTATVTAQPAPALPSAAAPVQNGRVASSTSVCRRGWLWPLEPLPAHKAAPRVIRPFDPPDRPWLSGHRGIDLAAEQGSIIRAPADGILAFAGSVAGKDVVSILHGNLVSTYEPAQSSLPTGTRLQAGAIWGKVEGASDHCAQECLHWGLKDDQGHYLDPGAKVGGHRIRLKPL, from the coding sequence ATGGCCTGTGCGCGTGACCATAAGAACAAGGGCATAGGGCGAGTTACCAGCCGGATGCCCATCATGCCTTCTGGCTGTCGGCCTCCCTGGTTTCCCAGAACGCTGCTGGTGCTGATCCTGGCACTTGTCCTGTCGGCCGCAGGGCCTACGGCAACCGTCACGGCTCAGCCTGCGCCGGCTCTGCCTTCGGCTGCAGCTCCGGTGCAGAACGGTCGAGTTGCCTCATCGACCTCAGTATGCCGCCGGGGCTGGCTGTGGCCGCTTGAACCTCTACCCGCCCATAAGGCCGCCCCAAGGGTTATACGTCCCTTCGACCCTCCGGACCGTCCGTGGCTGAGCGGTCATCGAGGGATTGATCTGGCGGCGGAGCAAGGCAGTATTATCCGTGCTCCGGCAGACGGCATCCTCGCCTTCGCGGGTTCCGTAGCAGGCAAGGACGTGGTCTCCATACTTCACGGCAACCTGGTCTCCACCTACGAGCCTGCACAGAGCTCTCTGCCAACAGGGACCCGGCTGCAGGCCGGGGCAATTTGGGGAAAGGTAGAAGGGGCCTCCGACCACTGTGCTCAGGAATGTCTGCACTGGGGTCTGAAAGACGACCAAGGCCATTATCTGGATCCCGGTGCCAAAGTCGGAGGGCATCGGATTCGACTCAAACCCTTATAG